In a single window of the Streptomyces cinnabarinus genome:
- a CDS encoding discoidin domain-containing protein, whose translation MPALGPPHRRSLVAALVLALAAALLAVLPAPRAAAAPTLLSQGKPVTASSTENAGTPATAAVDGDTGTRWSSAFADPQWIRVDLGASAALSQVELRWETAHASAYRIEISQNGTDWSTAYSTTTSTGGTETLNVSGTARYVRVFGTARATGWGYSLWEFKVYGTQDGGPTIPGGGDLGPNVHVFDPSTPGIQAKLDEVFRQQESAQFGSGRHAFLFKPGTYNGLNAQIGFYTQIAGLGLKPDDTLINGDITVDAGWFNGNATQNFWRSAENLAVNPVNGTDRWAVSQASSFRRMHVKGGLNLSPDGYGWASGGYIADSKVDGQVGNYSQQQWYTRDSSIGGWSNSVWNQVFSGTVGAPATGFPEPKYTTLANTPVSREKPFLYLDGNEYKVFAPALRTNARGTSWESGTPQGQSVPLSNFYVVKPGASAATINQAVSQGLHLLFTPGVYHIDQTIQINRANTIVLGLGLATIIPDNGVTAMRVGDVDGVRLAGFLIDAGTVNSSTLLEVGPQGAGADHAANPTTVQDVYIRIGGAGPGKATTSMVVNSDDTIIDHTWVWRADHGDGVGWETNRADYGVRVNADDVLATGLFVEHFNKYDVEWYGERGRTIFFQNEKAYDAPNQAAIQNGSTRGYAAYRVDESVTTHEAWGLGSYCYYNVDPSIRQDHGFKAPVKPGVKFHSLLVVSLSGNGHYEHVINDTGPSTVPSGTSTVPSTVTSFP comes from the coding sequence ATGCCCGCACTCGGCCCACCCCACAGACGCTCCCTCGTTGCCGCGCTCGTCCTCGCCCTGGCGGCGGCCCTGCTCGCCGTCCTGCCCGCACCGCGTGCCGCCGCGGCGCCGACCCTGCTCTCCCAGGGCAAGCCGGTCACGGCCTCCAGCACGGAGAACGCCGGCACGCCCGCCACGGCCGCGGTCGACGGCGACACCGGCACCCGCTGGTCCAGCGCCTTCGCCGACCCGCAGTGGATCCGCGTCGACCTCGGCGCATCCGCCGCGCTCAGCCAGGTCGAACTGCGCTGGGAGACCGCCCACGCCTCGGCCTACCGCATCGAGATCTCCCAGAACGGCACCGACTGGTCGACGGCCTACTCCACCACGACCAGCACGGGCGGCACCGAGACCCTGAACGTCTCCGGCACCGCCCGCTACGTCCGGGTCTTCGGCACCGCCCGCGCCACCGGATGGGGCTACTCCCTCTGGGAGTTCAAGGTCTACGGCACCCAGGACGGCGGCCCCACCATCCCCGGCGGCGGTGACCTCGGCCCGAACGTCCATGTCTTCGACCCCTCCACGCCCGGCATCCAGGCCAAGCTGGACGAGGTGTTCCGGCAGCAGGAGTCGGCCCAGTTCGGCAGCGGCCGGCACGCGTTCCTGTTCAAGCCCGGCACCTACAACGGCCTCAACGCCCAGATCGGCTTCTACACCCAGATCGCCGGACTCGGGCTCAAGCCCGACGACACCCTGATCAACGGTGACATCACCGTCGACGCGGGCTGGTTCAACGGCAACGCCACCCAGAACTTCTGGCGTTCGGCGGAGAACCTCGCGGTCAACCCGGTCAACGGCACCGACCGCTGGGCGGTCTCCCAGGCGTCCTCCTTCCGCCGGATGCACGTCAAGGGCGGCCTCAACCTCTCACCGGACGGCTACGGTTGGGCGAGCGGCGGCTACATCGCCGACTCCAAGGTCGACGGCCAGGTCGGCAACTACTCGCAGCAGCAGTGGTACACCCGGGACAGCTCCATCGGCGGCTGGTCCAACTCGGTGTGGAACCAGGTCTTCTCCGGCACGGTCGGCGCCCCGGCGACCGGCTTCCCAGAGCCGAAGTACACCACCCTGGCGAACACGCCCGTATCGCGCGAGAAGCCGTTCCTGTACCTCGACGGCAACGAGTACAAGGTGTTCGCGCCCGCCCTGCGCACCAACGCGCGCGGCACGAGCTGGGAGAGCGGCACCCCGCAGGGCCAGTCCGTCCCGCTGAGCAACTTCTACGTCGTCAAGCCGGGAGCCAGCGCGGCCACCATCAACCAGGCCGTGAGCCAGGGCCTGCACCTGCTGTTCACACCCGGCGTCTACCACATCGACCAGACCATCCAGATCAACCGGGCCAACACCATCGTGCTCGGTCTGGGCCTGGCGACGATCATTCCGGACAACGGCGTCACCGCGATGCGCGTCGGCGATGTCGACGGCGTCCGGCTGGCCGGGTTCCTGATCGACGCCGGGACGGTCAACTCCAGCACCCTGCTGGAGGTCGGCCCGCAGGGTGCGGGCGCCGACCACGCGGCCAACCCGACCACCGTCCAGGACGTGTACATCCGGATCGGCGGCGCGGGCCCCGGCAAGGCCACCACCAGCATGGTCGTCAACAGCGACGACACGATCATCGACCACACCTGGGTGTGGCGCGCCGACCACGGAGACGGCGTCGGCTGGGAGACCAACCGGGCCGACTACGGCGTCCGCGTCAACGCCGACGACGTGCTGGCGACCGGACTGTTCGTCGAGCACTTCAACAAGTACGACGTCGAGTGGTACGGCGAGCGCGGCCGGACGATCTTCTTCCAGAACGAGAAGGCCTACGACGCGCCCAACCAGGCCGCCATCCAGAACGGCTCCACCAGGGGTTACGCGGCCTATCGCGTCGACGAATCGGTCACCACGCACGAGGCGTGGGGGCTGGGCAGCTACTGCTACTACAACGTCGACCCGAGCATCCGCCAGGACCACGGCTTCAAGGCGCCGGTGAAGCCGGGGGTGAAGTTCCACAGCCTGCTGGTGGTCTCGCTCAGCGGCAACGGCCACTACGAGCACGTCATCAACGACACGGGCCCTTCCACGGTCCCGTCCGGTACCTCCACCGTCCCGTCCACCGTCACGTCCTTCCCGTGA
- a CDS encoding ROK family protein, with protein MTLRSGRTVRDLRRENRTAVLQRLYFDGPLSRFSLGPATGLSSGSVSNVVSELMAEGLVEEAGSVDSVGGRPRTLLRVSPHSGHMIGIDVGETRVRVELFDLALTELARVEKPLATEGPRRVDRYDVDVVVRYLREGIAEVLERTGIPAQGLLGVGIGVPGIVAHSAAEGAIVHGQTIGWDAVPLERYLRESGLLPETVPYYVDNGAKTLGQAEMWFGAGRGAKSAAVVLFGSGVGACVVSADMGPGRAVEWGHLTVRVRGRRCRCGAQGCLEAYAGAEALLERWAEAGGRPPTGVDEETALTAMLAAAYPAEGPADETALEILEETAEYLGAGFSDLINLFQPERILVGGWAGLQLGRRFLDSVRAHATAYSLRYPAAHVSVDLGTLGPDAVTVGAAILPLADFFARGGRPVETEPKEPNPAWQTNLQDRAAQ; from the coding sequence GTGACACTACGCAGCGGTCGTACGGTACGTGACCTGCGGCGGGAGAATCGCACCGCCGTGCTGCAGCGGCTGTACTTCGACGGGCCGCTCAGCCGGTTCTCGCTCGGGCCCGCCACCGGCCTCAGCTCCGGATCGGTGAGCAACGTGGTCTCCGAGCTGATGGCGGAGGGACTGGTCGAGGAGGCCGGCAGCGTCGATTCCGTGGGCGGGCGCCCGCGCACCCTGCTGCGGGTCAGCCCGCACAGCGGCCACATGATCGGCATCGACGTGGGCGAGACCCGGGTCCGGGTGGAGCTGTTCGACCTCGCGCTCACCGAGCTCGCCCGGGTCGAGAAGCCACTGGCGACGGAGGGGCCCCGGCGGGTCGACCGGTACGACGTCGACGTCGTCGTCCGGTATCTGCGCGAGGGCATCGCCGAGGTGCTGGAGCGGACCGGGATCCCGGCGCAGGGGCTGCTGGGCGTAGGCATCGGCGTCCCCGGCATCGTCGCGCACTCCGCGGCGGAGGGCGCCATCGTGCACGGGCAGACGATCGGCTGGGACGCCGTGCCGCTGGAGCGGTATCTGCGGGAGTCGGGACTGCTGCCGGAGACGGTGCCCTACTACGTCGACAACGGCGCCAAGACGCTCGGCCAGGCGGAGATGTGGTTCGGCGCCGGGCGGGGCGCCAAGAGCGCGGCCGTGGTCCTCTTCGGGTCCGGTGTCGGCGCGTGTGTGGTCTCCGCCGACATGGGGCCGGGGCGGGCCGTGGAGTGGGGCCATCTGACCGTACGGGTCCGGGGGCGGCGCTGCCGCTGTGGCGCCCAGGGCTGCCTGGAGGCCTACGCGGGCGCCGAGGCGCTGCTGGAGCGCTGGGCGGAGGCGGGAGGGCGGCCGCCCACGGGAGTGGACGAGGAGACGGCGCTGACGGCGATGCTCGCCGCGGCCTATCCGGCCGAGGGCCCCGCGGACGAGACGGCGCTGGAGATCCTGGAGGAGACCGCCGAGTACCTGGGCGCCGGCTTCTCCGACCTGATCAACCTCTTCCAGCCGGAGCGCATCCTGGTCGGCGGCTGGGCGGGGCTCCAACTGGGCCGCCGCTTCCTGGACTCCGTACGGGCCCACGCCACCGCCTACTCGCTGCGCTACCCCGCCGCGCACGTCAGCGTCGACCTGGGCACCCTCGGCCCGGACGCGGTCACGGTCGGCGCGGCGATCCTCCCGCTCGCCGACTTCTTCGCACGCGGCGGACGGCCCGTGGAGACGGAGCCGAAGGAGCCGAACCCGGCCTGGCAGACCAACCTCCAGGACCGGGCGGCTCAGTGA
- a CDS encoding ABC transporter substrate-binding protein, translating to MRRIRAAAIGAVTLSLVLTSAACGGGSSGSEGSNEQPKTLTYWASNQGASLEVDKKVLQPELDKFEKETGIKVKLEVVPWSDLLNRILTATTSGQGPDVLNIGNTWSASLQATGALLPWDAKNFDAIGGKDRFVDSALGSTGVQGQDPAAVPLYSMAYALYYNKKMFADAGIEKPPATWDEMAEVGKKLSKDGKWALGAEGSNLSNNIHQVFVLGKQHGADFFTPDGKADFTSDGAVAAVKQYVDLMAKDKIIAPGNAEYAQNQSLSDFAKDKTAMVLWQTASATFKSQGMKDDEWGVAPAPVQSGTPGTGTNTNSMVAGINMAVFKNTKNIDGAKKFVNFMTSDAEQKILNGAYGSIPPVKAAQEDPAFSGPALDVLRETLATSASALPQVPEESQFETVVGTAVKELFADAAAGRAITTESVKAKLDKAQQQMSTS from the coding sequence ATGCGCAGAATCAGAGCCGCAGCCATCGGCGCCGTCACCCTCTCGCTCGTCCTCACGTCGGCTGCCTGCGGCGGGGGGTCGTCCGGCTCGGAGGGCTCCAACGAGCAGCCCAAGACCCTCACCTACTGGGCCTCCAACCAGGGCGCGAGCCTGGAGGTGGACAAGAAGGTCCTCCAGCCCGAACTCGACAAGTTCGAGAAGGAGACCGGCATCAAGGTGAAGCTGGAGGTGGTGCCCTGGTCGGACCTGCTCAACCGCATCCTCACCGCCACCACTTCCGGCCAGGGCCCCGACGTCCTGAACATAGGCAACACCTGGAGCGCCTCCCTCCAGGCCACCGGCGCCCTGCTGCCCTGGGACGCGAAGAACTTCGACGCGATCGGCGGCAAGGACCGCTTCGTCGACTCCGCGCTCGGCTCCACCGGCGTCCAGGGCCAGGACCCGGCCGCCGTACCGCTGTACTCCATGGCCTACGCGCTCTACTACAACAAGAAGATGTTCGCCGACGCGGGCATCGAGAAGCCGCCGGCCACCTGGGACGAGATGGCCGAGGTCGGCAAGAAGCTGTCCAAGGACGGCAAGTGGGCGCTCGGCGCTGAGGGTTCGAACCTCTCCAACAACATCCACCAGGTGTTCGTCCTCGGCAAGCAGCACGGCGCGGACTTCTTCACCCCCGACGGCAAGGCCGACTTCACCTCCGACGGCGCCGTCGCCGCGGTGAAGCAGTACGTCGACCTGATGGCCAAGGACAAGATCATCGCGCCGGGCAACGCCGAGTACGCGCAGAACCAGTCCCTGAGCGACTTCGCCAAGGACAAGACGGCGATGGTGCTCTGGCAGACCGCCTCGGCCACCTTCAAGTCCCAGGGCATGAAGGACGACGAGTGGGGCGTCGCCCCCGCCCCCGTCCAGTCCGGCACCCCCGGCACGGGCACGAACACCAACTCCATGGTCGCCGGCATCAACATGGCCGTCTTCAAGAACACCAAGAACATCGACGGCGCCAAGAAGTTCGTGAACTTCATGACGAGCGACGCCGAGCAGAAGATCCTCAACGGCGCCTACGGCTCCATCCCGCCGGTCAAGGCCGCCCAGGAGGACCCCGCGTTCAGCGGCCCCGCGCTCGACGTCCTGCGCGAGACCCTCGCCACCAGCGCCAGCGCGCTGCCCCAGGTCCCGGAGGAGTCGCAGTTCGAGACCGTCGTGGGCACCGCCGTGAAGGAGCTGTTCGCCGACGCCGCCGCCGGCCGGGCGATCACCACCGAGTCGGTGAAGGCCAAGCTCGACAAGGCCCAGCAGCAGATGTCCACCTCGTGA